AGGGGCTTATCTCTATGCAATCACACATGGATATGCTCCGCAATTAGCAACAGTACTAGCCAATAGAGCAGCGGCAGAAGTTGTAGGGCAATATGGTGCACGGTTAAAAGAAGAGCAGGTTTTAGCTATAAAAGAAGAATTTATTGCCAATCACTATGGTATAACCCCTGTTCATTCTTTCCATAGCCATCGCGATGAAATAGAAGCTATGGTTTAAACTTTTTAAGCTGGTTGCCGCATAGCGACAGCCAACTTATCCAACTACAGTAAGTTAATGACAATACTCTCAACTTTTTGAGCAATTAACGCTTCTTCATCGCCACGGATTACCAATATCGGTTTACCAGCATTTGAAATATCCAGACAGTTGGTTTCACTCCTTTCCTTATTGGCGGCGAGATTGATGTCAAAGCCTAAATGTTTCAGTGGGAGTAAAATCTTTTCACGAATCAATGTCGCATTCTCGCCCACGCCACCAGTAAAGATTAGAGCATCCAGCCTTGCTATTTGACTGTTATAAGCGCCTATTATCTTTTGCAATGAATAAACATACATCTCTATAGCAAGATTGGCAGCTTTATCTCCTGTCAAGGCGCGCTCAATTAGACGACGCATGTCATTTTCATTAGCAACACCCTTTAATCCACTTTGCTTATTGAGTAGAGTATCCACCTGTTCCGTACTCATACCCTGGTACTGTAGGTAGAGTGGTATTGCAGGGTCGATATCCCCACAGCGTGTTCCCATGATTAAACCTGCAAGAGGAGTCATTCCCATGGTTGTATCAAACGATTGACCTTGTTTAATTAAACAAGCACTTGCTCCATTGCCTAAATGAAGACTTATAAAATTACATTTTTCCAAGGGCTTTCCAAGATAAGCCGCTGCAGTTCTGGCGACATATTCATGATTGATACCATGAAAACCATAGCGCTTTATTTTATACTTTTCAGCAACCTCTGTATTAATGGCATATTGATGAATATGAGGTGGCAGGCTGTGGTGGAAACCACTGTCAAACACTGCAATATGTAACGCATGACGAAAATGCTGTTGGGCAAATTGAATCCCCAATGCGTTCACTGGGTTATGAATAGGAGCGAGTTGGGATAATTGACGTATTTTTTCCAAGACTTCCGGTGTCACAATTGTTGGTAGAAAGTATTCATCTCCTCCATGAACAACACGATGACCAACCCCTTGAATTGGATACTTTTCCAAATCTATTTTAAGTTTGGCTGCCAATGCACTAAACGCTTCTTCATGATTTGGAAATGTTGAAGATTGAGAATCCTTGATTCCTTTATTGTTTGTATGATGCCATTGACCTGTAACCTCCCCAATTCCTTCAATTAATCCAGAGACTAAGGGTAAAATTTGCTGATTATTAACCTTTAAAGCTTTGTATTTGATGGAAGAACTACCCGCATTAATTGTTAGTACATTCATTTTTTATCCCCTTGTGCCTGGATAGCTGTCACGAGAATTGTATTAATAATATCCTGCGGGGTACACCCTCTGCTGAGATCATTAACAGGCTTGTTTAACCCTAAAAGAACTGGGCCTATCGCCAGTGCTCCACTCTCTCTCTGTACAGCTTTATAAGTATTATTACCGGTATTGAGATCAGGAAAGATGAGCACATTAGCATCACCTTGTAACTTTGAATTAGGCAATTTCTTTGCTGCAACTCCAGGGTCTACCGCCGCATCGTATTGTATAGGGCCTTCAACTAGCAAATCAGGTTCTAATTGCCTCACAATTTCCAGAGCCTTGGCTACTTTTTCAACGCT
The nucleotide sequence above comes from Legionella hackeliae. Encoded proteins:
- a CDS encoding acetate/propionate family kinase; amino-acid sequence: MNVLTINAGSSSIKYKALKVNNQQILPLVSGLIEGIGEVTGQWHHTNNKGIKDSQSSTFPNHEEAFSALAAKLKIDLEKYPIQGVGHRVVHGGDEYFLPTIVTPEVLEKIRQLSQLAPIHNPVNALGIQFAQQHFRHALHIAVFDSGFHHSLPPHIHQYAINTEVAEKYKIKRYGFHGINHEYVARTAAAYLGKPLEKCNFISLHLGNGASACLIKQGQSFDTTMGMTPLAGLIMGTRCGDIDPAIPLYLQYQGMSTEQVDTLLNKQSGLKGVANENDMRRLIERALTGDKAANLAIEMYVYSLQKIIGAYNSQIARLDALIFTGGVGENATLIREKILLPLKHLGFDINLAANKERSETNCLDISNAGKPILVIRGDEEALIAQKVESIVINLL